The following are encoded together in the Mumia sp. Pv4-285 genome:
- a CDS encoding acyl-CoA dehydrogenase family protein: protein MKRTVYDDDQEAFRQTVRTFIAKEVTPHFESWMEAGRVPRDLFTKLADLGATGFDIPEELGGAGPTSYKYQAILTEEANRAAVGIGHYSVSIGIVLPYLLRLATEEQKQRWLPGIASGETMLCIAMTEPGTGSDLAGIRTTARLSEDGRHYVLNGAKTFITGALNSELCVVVARTSPATADDRRFGLSLLVVPIDTEGFAFGRKLDKLGLRASDTNELSFTDVLVPAENLLGEQDRGFSYLGQNLPRERLAIAVGAVSMAQSAISHAQAYVEQREVFGRTVATFQNTKFELAACDTDVLAAQLMVDWGLALDEAGTLTAADAARIKLFCTETSQRVIDRCLQLHGGYGYMLEYPIARLYADTRVQRIYGGTSEVMKTIIAKDMGL from the coding sequence AAGGAGGTGACTCCCCACTTCGAGTCCTGGATGGAGGCCGGCAGGGTCCCGCGCGACCTGTTCACCAAGCTCGCCGACCTCGGCGCGACCGGGTTCGACATTCCCGAAGAGCTCGGCGGAGCCGGCCCGACCAGCTACAAGTACCAAGCGATCCTGACCGAGGAGGCGAACCGCGCCGCAGTCGGGATCGGGCACTACTCGGTCAGTATCGGCATCGTCTTGCCGTACCTCCTTCGGCTCGCGACCGAGGAGCAGAAGCAGCGCTGGCTCCCAGGAATCGCCTCGGGCGAGACCATGCTGTGCATCGCGATGACGGAGCCGGGCACGGGCTCGGACCTCGCGGGGATCCGTACGACCGCGCGGCTGAGCGAGGACGGACGCCACTATGTCCTCAACGGTGCGAAGACGTTCATCACCGGCGCCCTGAACTCCGAGCTGTGCGTGGTCGTCGCGCGGACGTCGCCCGCCACCGCCGACGACCGCCGATTCGGGCTCAGCCTGCTGGTCGTCCCGATCGATACCGAGGGCTTCGCGTTCGGGCGCAAGCTCGACAAGCTCGGCCTGCGTGCGAGCGACACCAACGAGCTGTCGTTCACCGACGTGCTGGTCCCGGCCGAGAACCTCCTCGGCGAGCAGGATCGGGGCTTCTCCTACCTGGGCCAGAACCTTCCGCGTGAGCGGCTGGCGATCGCCGTCGGCGCAGTGTCGATGGCACAGAGCGCCATCAGCCACGCGCAGGCCTACGTCGAGCAGCGCGAGGTTTTCGGGCGCACCGTTGCGACCTTCCAGAACACGAAGTTCGAGCTCGCGGCCTGCGACACCGACGTCCTGGCCGCGCAGCTGATGGTCGACTGGGGCCTCGCGCTCGACGAGGCGGGCACGCTTACCGCCGCGGACGCCGCGCGGATCAAGCTGTTCTGCACGGAGACGTCTCAGCGCGTCATCGACCGATGCCTCCAGCTGCACGGCGGCTACGGCTACATGCTCGAGTACCCGATCGCCCGCCTCTACGCCGACACCCGTGTCCAGCGGATCTACGGTGGTACGAGCGAGGTCATGAAGACGATCATCGCCAAGGACATGGGGCTGTGA
- a CDS encoding acyl-CoA synthetase, producing the protein MHLTHALHQTVVSAPDAPLTRCGDRVRTAREVADRVAHLAGGLGELGVEEGDRVSVLAANSDRHHEVFLATWWCGAAINPVNVRWSAAEIAYSLADCGSRVLFVDDEFLGVLAHPAVRRLDLLVVYCGEGEAPDGMVGYEELISAAEPIEDRRRGDDALAAVLYTGGTTGHPKGVMVSHRGLVTSALTAQVAEPTSVPGGVNLVVAPLFHIAAIQGWITQQLVGGSFVFLRAFDPVAVLAAIARHRVTRTTLVPTMLQRVVDHPDLASYDLRSLHTLGYGASPISEALLARALEAFPNSGFVQGYGMTETGTVTMLGREDHRCRGRRLRSVGRGVPQLEIRVVDEVGQEVPLGEIGQVVVRGDQLMLGYWGRPDLTADAVQDGWMHTGDLGYLDSGGYLFLVDRLKDMIISGGENVYSSEVENALADHPAVAGCAVFGVPDEEWGEVVHAAVVLHDRRSASPDELVAHVRGRIAAYKAPRQVDIVDALPLSSAGKVLKRELRRRSVRSGAAPGIESVTDES; encoded by the coding sequence ATGCACCTCACCCATGCGCTGCACCAAACCGTAGTGAGCGCACCCGACGCGCCGCTCACCCGCTGCGGTGATCGTGTCCGCACCGCCCGCGAGGTCGCCGACCGTGTCGCGCACCTCGCGGGCGGACTGGGTGAGCTCGGCGTCGAGGAAGGCGATCGTGTCTCCGTCCTCGCGGCCAACTCCGACCGCCACCACGAGGTCTTCCTCGCGACGTGGTGGTGCGGAGCCGCGATCAATCCCGTCAACGTCCGCTGGAGCGCAGCCGAGATCGCGTATTCGCTCGCTGACTGCGGCTCGCGGGTGCTCTTCGTCGATGACGAGTTCCTTGGGGTCCTCGCACACCCGGCGGTACGACGGCTCGACCTGCTGGTCGTGTACTGCGGCGAGGGCGAGGCGCCCGACGGGATGGTCGGGTACGAGGAGCTGATCAGCGCGGCCGAGCCGATCGAGGACCGGCGTCGCGGAGACGACGCCCTTGCCGCCGTGCTCTACACCGGGGGGACCACCGGGCACCCCAAAGGGGTGATGGTCAGCCACCGCGGACTGGTCACGTCTGCCCTCACGGCGCAGGTCGCCGAACCGACGAGCGTGCCCGGCGGGGTCAACCTCGTTGTGGCCCCCTTGTTCCACATCGCGGCGATCCAGGGGTGGATCACACAACAGCTGGTCGGTGGCAGCTTCGTCTTCCTGCGCGCGTTCGACCCCGTCGCGGTGCTCGCGGCGATCGCCCGACACCGAGTCACGCGGACGACTCTCGTGCCCACGATGCTCCAACGGGTGGTCGACCATCCTGACCTCGCGTCGTACGACCTGCGGAGCCTGCACACGCTCGGGTACGGCGCGTCGCCCATCTCGGAGGCGCTGCTCGCCCGAGCGCTCGAGGCCTTCCCCAACAGCGGGTTCGTTCAGGGATACGGCATGACTGAGACCGGCACCGTCACGATGCTGGGACGCGAGGATCACCGCTGTCGAGGTCGACGCCTGCGATCGGTCGGCCGGGGCGTGCCGCAGCTGGAGATCCGCGTGGTCGACGAGGTTGGCCAGGAGGTTCCACTGGGCGAGATCGGGCAGGTCGTCGTCCGCGGGGACCAGCTCATGCTCGGCTACTGGGGGCGACCAGATCTGACGGCGGACGCTGTCCAGGACGGCTGGATGCACACCGGTGACCTCGGCTATCTGGATTCCGGCGGCTACCTCTTCCTCGTCGACCGCCTGAAAGACATGATCATCTCCGGCGGGGAGAACGTGTACTCGAGCGAAGTGGAGAACGCGCTCGCCGACCATCCCGCCGTCGCGGGGTGCGCCGTCTTCGGCGTCCCCGACGAGGAGTGGGGCGAGGTCGTCCACGCCGCAGTCGTGCTGCACGACCGTCGTTCGGCGTCCCCCGACGAGCTCGTCGCTCACGTGCGCGGGAGAATCGCGGCGTACAAGGCGCCGCGGCAGGTCGACATCGTGGATGCGCTCCCGCTGTCATCCGCGGGCAAGGTGCTCAAGCGCGAGCTTCGGCGCCGGTCTGTGAGATCCGGCGCGGCACCGGGGATAGAGTCGGTGACCGATGAGTCCTGA
- a CDS encoding TetR/AcrR family transcriptional regulator yields MTTASSRPVPVRRRPANRRQQITTAAGDLFAERGYHNVSLAEVAAVVDITAPSLYRHFRNKHDLLRAVVHASMEGTDEMVSATGSIEALLKAFAARCLDRRSAPILWQRESRHLADSDRAELWDELTLIESKVSELIRRRRPELSPDDARLLAWATTSIYSSVSFHRVTIPRRAYERLLVSLGESVVSCDLYGPGGEPENAPERPPAPAIEGFPSSMRETLLNEAVRLFDQRGFRSVSTDDIGAAVGTSGPNIYKHFTTKTELLEAAVLRAGERRRSATSEALVRAQDPADLLGRLVDSYVGFAIENSHLLGVLVSELDQLPEVQRRASRQSQRDFLALWVGVLTQDRPELDPKVAKITVLATLAVVDNVVRTPPLSARPDLAARLSRICLALLENPHA; encoded by the coding sequence GTGACGACCGCATCATCGCGTCCGGTCCCGGTCCGTCGCCGTCCCGCGAACCGTCGCCAGCAGATCACCACCGCAGCCGGCGACCTGTTCGCCGAGCGCGGCTACCACAATGTCTCGCTCGCCGAGGTTGCCGCGGTCGTCGACATCACGGCGCCCTCGCTCTACCGGCACTTCCGCAACAAGCACGACCTCCTACGCGCGGTCGTGCACGCGAGCATGGAGGGAACCGACGAGATGGTGTCGGCGACCGGCTCGATCGAGGCGCTGCTGAAGGCGTTCGCGGCCCGCTGCCTCGATCGCCGGTCGGCACCGATCCTGTGGCAGCGGGAGTCGCGTCACCTCGCAGACAGCGACCGTGCGGAGCTCTGGGACGAGCTCACGCTCATCGAGTCGAAAGTCTCGGAGCTGATCCGGCGTCGCCGTCCGGAGCTCTCACCCGACGACGCGCGCCTGCTGGCCTGGGCGACGACGTCGATCTACAGCAGCGTCTCGTTCCACCGGGTGACGATCCCGCGCCGAGCGTACGAGCGCCTGCTTGTATCGCTGGGCGAGTCGGTCGTCTCCTGCGACCTGTACGGCCCCGGCGGTGAGCCCGAGAACGCGCCGGAGCGGCCCCCGGCTCCGGCCATCGAGGGCTTCCCGTCGTCGATGCGCGAGACCTTGCTGAACGAGGCCGTCCGCCTCTTCGACCAACGTGGGTTCCGTTCGGTCAGCACCGACGACATCGGCGCCGCTGTGGGCACCTCAGGACCGAACATCTACAAGCACTTCACCACCAAGACCGAGCTGCTGGAGGCGGCCGTGCTCCGCGCTGGTGAGCGACGTCGGTCGGCCACGTCGGAGGCTCTCGTTCGTGCGCAGGATCCCGCCGACCTCCTTGGCCGGCTCGTTGATTCGTACGTGGGCTTCGCGATCGAGAACAGCCATCTTCTCGGTGTGCTCGTCAGCGAGCTCGACCAGCTGCCCGAAGTCCAGCGTCGAGCCAGCCGGCAGTCACAGCGTGACTTCCTGGCACTGTGGGTCGGCGTCCTGACCCAAGACAGGCCTGAGCTCGATCCGAAGGTCGCCAAGATCACCGTGCTCGCGACCCTGGCGGTCGTCGACAACGTCGTCCGGACACCGCCC